In Nitrosopumilus sp. b3, one DNA window encodes the following:
- a CDS encoding Lrp/AsnC ligand binding domain-containing protein has protein sequence MHKGFILLNCDLGAEEYIVDELKHMQDVNNAYLTFGAYDVVAEVQTQNQDELEKVIAAIRKLSRVVSTMTLNVIQPE, from the coding sequence ATGCACAAAGGATTCATTTTACTGAATTGTGATCTGGGCGCTGAAGAATATATCGTAGATGAGTTAAAACACATGCAAGATGTCAATAATGCATATCTTACTTTTGGTGCATATGATGTAGTTGCAGAAGTGCAAACACAAAACCAAGATGAATTAGAAAAAGTGATTGCAGCAATTAGAAAATTATCAAGAGTTGTAAGCACTATGACGCTAAATGTTATTCAGCCCGAATAA
- a CDS encoding UBP-type zinc finger domain-containing protein, producing MSKKCEHFSEEKQVSPNTKSCQECEKEHLPVVAIRMCLTCGHVGCCDSSIGKHATKHFEETGHPVMKAIPNDIWKWCYIHKEYY from the coding sequence ATGTCAAAAAAATGTGAACATTTCTCTGAAGAGAAACAAGTTTCTCCAAATACAAAAAGTTGTCAAGAGTGTGAAAAAGAACACCTACCAGTTGTTGCAATTAGAATGTGCTTGACATGTGGTCATGTTGGATGTTGTGATTCATCTATTGGAAAGCATGCAACCAAGCACTTTGAGGAAACAGGGCACCCAGTTATGAAAGCAATCCCCAATGACATATGGAAGTGGTGTTATATTCACAAAGAGTATTACTGA
- a CDS encoding thioredoxin domain-containing protein has product MVENNLIHETSPYLLQHANNPVDWYGWNEIALKKAKDENKPIFLSIGYSSCHWCHVMAHESFENEDVAQFMNENFVNIKVDREERPDIDDIYQKVCQIATGQGGWPLSIFLTPDQKPFYVGTYFPVLDSYGRQGFGSICRQLAQAWKEKPKDIEKSTEKFLDALQKTETITAPTKLERPILDEAAMNLFQIGDPTYGGFGSAPKFPNAANISFLFRYAKLSGLSKFNEFSLKTLKKMANGGIFDQIGGGFSRYSTDAKWLVPHFEKMLYDNALIPVNYAEAYQITKDPFYLDVMKKTLDFVLREMTSPEGGFYSAYDADSEGIEGKYYVWKKSEIKEILGSNADLFCLYFDVTDGGNWEGNNILCNNLNLSTVAFNFGVTEQKAQEIIDSCSEKLLKVRSKRIPPGLDDKILVSWNSLMITAFAKGYRVTSDIRYLDAAKTCISFIENNLFENGKLLRTYKNGDAKIDGYLEDYSYFVNALLGVFEIEPEKKYLELALKLGNHLVAHFWDSNTNSFFMTSDDHEKLIIRPKSNYDLSLPSGNSVSAFVMLRLFHLSQKQNFLEISTKIMESQAQLAAENPFGFGYLLNTIFNYMEKPLEITIVNTENSELCDSILTDYLPNSFIVTIQNSTQLKLLSDFPFFAGKTFEDKTTVFVCKDFSCSLPLRTLDEIKSHL; this is encoded by the coding sequence GTGGTAGAAAATAATCTCATTCATGAGACTAGTCCGTATTTACTTCAACATGCCAATAATCCTGTTGATTGGTATGGTTGGAATGAAATTGCATTAAAAAAAGCAAAAGATGAAAACAAACCAATTTTTCTAAGCATTGGTTACAGCTCATGCCATTGGTGTCATGTAATGGCACATGAATCATTTGAAAACGAAGATGTTGCACAATTCATGAATGAAAATTTTGTAAACATTAAGGTTGACAGAGAAGAAAGACCTGACATCGATGATATTTATCAAAAAGTTTGTCAGATTGCAACTGGTCAAGGCGGTTGGCCTCTAAGTATTTTTCTTACTCCTGATCAAAAACCCTTCTATGTTGGTACTTACTTTCCGGTTTTGGATTCTTATGGTCGGCAAGGTTTTGGAAGTATTTGCAGACAACTAGCTCAAGCATGGAAGGAAAAACCAAAAGATATTGAAAAATCAACTGAAAAGTTCCTCGATGCGCTTCAAAAAACAGAAACCATTACCGCTCCAACAAAATTAGAACGACCAATTCTAGATGAAGCTGCAATGAATTTATTCCAAATTGGTGATCCTACATATGGTGGATTTGGGTCTGCACCAAAGTTTCCAAATGCAGCAAATATTTCATTCTTGTTTCGCTACGCAAAACTTTCAGGTCTGTCCAAATTCAATGAATTTTCCCTTAAAACCCTCAAGAAAATGGCAAATGGTGGAATTTTTGATCAAATAGGTGGTGGTTTTTCTAGGTATTCTACTGATGCAAAGTGGCTTGTCCCTCATTTTGAAAAAATGCTTTACGATAATGCGCTGATTCCTGTCAATTATGCTGAGGCATATCAAATTACAAAAGATCCTTTTTATCTTGATGTCATGAAAAAAACACTTGATTTTGTATTACGTGAAATGACTTCTCCTGAAGGTGGATTTTATTCTGCATATGATGCAGATTCAGAAGGTATTGAAGGAAAATATTATGTTTGGAAGAAAAGTGAAATAAAAGAAATTCTGGGTAGCAATGCTGATCTATTTTGCCTGTACTTTGATGTCACTGATGGTGGAAATTGGGAAGGCAATAACATTCTGTGTAATAATCTTAATCTTTCAACTGTTGCATTTAATTTTGGAGTTACTGAACAAAAGGCCCAAGAAATTATTGATTCATGTTCTGAAAAATTATTAAAAGTTCGCTCAAAACGAATTCCTCCAGGTTTAGATGATAAGATTTTGGTTTCATGGAATTCTTTGATGATTACCGCATTTGCTAAAGGCTATCGTGTTACATCTGATATAAGATATCTTGATGCTGCAAAAACTTGTATTTCTTTTATAGAGAATAATCTTTTTGAAAATGGTAAATTATTACGTACTTACAAAAATGGAGATGCCAAAATAGATGGATATCTAGAAGATTATTCCTATTTTGTAAATGCATTATTGGGTGTATTTGAAATTGAGCCTGAAAAAAAATATCTTGAATTGGCTTTAAAATTGGGTAATCATTTAGTGGCTCATTTTTGGGATTCAAACACTAACAGCTTCTTTATGACTTCAGATGATCATGAAAAATTAATAATTCGACCAAAGAGTAATTATGATTTGTCATTACCTTCTGGCAATTCTGTATCTGCTTTTGTAATGTTAAGATTATTCCATTTATCTCAAAAGCAGAATTTCCTTGAAATTTCTACAAAAATAATGGAATCTCAGGCACAGCTGGCCGCAGAAAACCCTTTCGGATTTGGATATTTACTCAATACCATTTTTAATTATATGGAAAAACCGTTGGAAATAACAATAGTTAATACAGAAAATTCAGAGTTATGTGATTCTATTCTAACTGATTATCTGCCTAATTCGTTTATTGTAACAATTCAAAATTCCACTCAATTGAAACTTTTATCTGATTTTCCATTTTTTGCTGGAAAAACTTTTGAGGATAAAACTACTGTTTTTGTTTGCAAAGATTTTTCTTGCTCATTACCATTGCGTACACTGGATGAAATAAAATCACATCTTTAG
- a CDS encoding DsbA family protein yields the protein MSSDDSEVIGNDKENKVIKKSTFNGLIISLIVIVGIAAFFAGSYSSVFNSNQITEEDLDDAIAKLELKILQNQLPTKQPTPTVKISADNDPIIGNPDAPITIIEFSDFQCPFCARFHIQTLPLILEEYIEQGKVKLVFRDFPIQSIHPNALPASVAAECANEQGKFREMHDMLFDNQNQWNKLETNDVLSLFSNYASNIQLDQEIFDSCLTSGKYIEEIRKDLDDGRDYGVSGTPGFFVGNEKIGFVELKGAQPFESFKKIIDSQLEA from the coding sequence ATGAGTTCTGATGATTCTGAAGTTATTGGAAATGATAAAGAAAATAAAGTTATAAAAAAATCAACATTTAATGGATTGATAATTAGTTTAATTGTAATAGTTGGAATTGCAGCATTTTTTGCTGGATCTTATTCATCTGTATTCAACTCCAATCAAATTACAGAAGAAGATCTTGATGATGCAATTGCTAAATTAGAACTTAAAATACTGCAAAATCAATTACCCACAAAACAACCAACTCCCACAGTAAAAATTTCAGCAGATAATGATCCGATAATTGGAAATCCGGATGCACCAATTACTATAATTGAATTTTCAGATTTTCAGTGTCCATTTTGTGCCAGATTTCACATTCAAACACTACCATTAATTCTTGAAGAGTATATTGAACAAGGAAAAGTGAAATTAGTTTTCAGAGATTTTCCTATTCAAAGTATTCATCCCAATGCATTACCTGCATCAGTTGCAGCTGAATGTGCAAATGAACAAGGAAAATTCAGAGAAATGCACGATATGTTGTTTGATAATCAAAATCAATGGAATAAACTAGAAACTAATGATGTGCTTTCTTTGTTTAGTAATTATGCATCAAATATTCAATTAGATCAAGAAATCTTTGATTCATGTCTTACTAGTGGAAAGTATATCGAAGAAATTAGAAAAGATCTTGATGATGGTAGAGATTATGGAGTGTCAGGTACGCCTGGATTTTTTGTAGGTAATGAAAAGATAGGATTTGTAGAGCTTAAAGGAGCACAACCATTTGAAAGTTTTAAAAAAATTATTGATTCGCAGTTAGAGGCGTAA
- the truD gene encoding tRNA pseudouridine(13) synthase TruD has protein sequence MIPNLDSQIGISVYSTTFPGIGGKIRLSPEDFNVSEIISEKIQNSLNHQEGYAVYKLKKKKIDTNHALSSIFRKKGIRLKSLGLKDASAITEQFVCSGNKGKALENFSTEKYSLENIGYVKKPLSKKDMIGNHFKIQISECSDNLSDFKEYDKVLNFYGYQRFGSKRPVTHLIGKAILQRDFKKAVDLILSFTSVYDSKENSEIREKLSDKENYAKYFDHVPIQMDIERIVLKEMIEHNEYIRAIRAIPLSLRRFYIQAYQSFIFNQSLSSAFADGENLFEAQSSDVCFDFNGIIGKYVRGLDQRLALPFVGYSYYKKTRFDYQISKILKLEEITPKDFFIKEMQEVSSEGGFRQAAIHCFDCASQENTVEFSLSRGMFATILLREIMKPTDPIVAGF, from the coding sequence GTGATACCAAATCTAGATTCACAAATAGGAATTTCTGTTTATAGTACAACTTTTCCTGGAATTGGTGGAAAAATTAGACTATCTCCTGAAGATTTTAACGTCAGTGAAATAATCTCAGAGAAAATACAAAACTCCCTAAATCATCAAGAAGGATATGCTGTATACAAACTAAAAAAGAAAAAAATTGATACTAATCATGCATTATCAAGTATTTTTAGAAAAAAAGGCATTAGATTAAAATCACTTGGATTAAAGGATGCATCTGCAATCACTGAACAATTTGTTTGCTCTGGAAATAAAGGAAAAGCCCTGGAAAATTTTTCAACTGAAAAATACTCTCTGGAAAATATTGGTTATGTAAAAAAACCATTGTCAAAAAAAGATATGATCGGCAATCACTTTAAAATTCAAATTTCTGAATGTTCTGATAATTTATCTGATTTTAAAGAATATGATAAAGTCTTGAATTTTTATGGTTATCAACGCTTTGGATCAAAAAGACCTGTTACTCATCTAATTGGCAAGGCTATTTTACAGCGAGATTTTAAAAAAGCCGTAGATCTTATCTTATCTTTTACATCTGTATATGATTCAAAAGAAAATTCTGAGATTCGTGAAAAGCTTTCAGATAAAGAAAATTATGCAAAATATTTTGATCATGTTCCAATTCAAATGGATATTGAGCGAATTGTTCTAAAAGAAATGATTGAACATAACGAATACATTCGTGCGATACGAGCTATTCCTTTATCATTGAGACGATTTTATATTCAGGCTTACCAGTCTTTTATTTTTAATCAATCTCTAAGTTCAGCTTTTGCGGATGGTGAAAATCTTTTTGAGGCTCAATCAAGTGATGTTTGCTTTGATTTTAATGGCATAATTGGAAAATATGTACGTGGTTTGGATCAACGATTGGCACTACCTTTTGTTGGGTATTCATATTACAAAAAAACAAGATTTGATTATCAAATTTCAAAAATACTGAAGCTAGAAGAGATCACACCTAAAGATTTCTTCATCAAAGAGATGCAAGAAGTAAGTAGTGAAGGAGGCTTTAGACAGGCTGCAATTCATTGCTTTGATTGCGCTTCACAAGAAAATACTGTAGAATTTTCTCTATCGAGAGGTATGTTTGCAACAATTTTGTTAAGGGAGATAATGAAACCTACGGATCCTATTGTGGCAGGCTTCTGA
- a CDS encoding Lrp/AsnC ligand binding domain-containing protein → MEKAYMLISCEIGEEQSLSDQLQQIPEVKNCLITYGSYDVVAEFVTDTPAQMNEVITNKIRKFQKIRSTITLRVTN, encoded by the coding sequence ATGGAAAAAGCATACATGCTAATTAGTTGTGAAATCGGAGAAGAACAATCCCTTTCCGATCAACTACAACAAATTCCAGAGGTAAAAAATTGTCTAATCACATATGGCAGCTATGATGTTGTAGCAGAATTTGTCACAGATACTCCTGCACAAATGAATGAGGTAATTACAAACAAAATAAGAAAATTCCAAAAAATCAGAAGCACAATTACATTACGTGTCACAAACTAG
- a CDS encoding alcohol dehydrogenase catalytic domain-containing protein, whose protein sequence is MEKMRAMVLSECAKIETNPLKLTEIDKHQIQRPNEILLKIEACGVCHSQLHGIEGDWKDIGIPPNLPTVPGHELVGKVVQIGDSVSKFKVGDRAGITPLLEACKKCQYCKEGKEYLCESSVITGESFKGGYTEFITVTEDFATKVPESMKPEYAAPLFCAGITAYKAVKAVEPKLHKKIGIFGIGGVGHMAIQFAKVENCDVIAFSRTQKHLDVAKRLGAVDAMTFSENQDEFLAKIKEKHGMLDAAIVFAPADIVTDTAIKSVKKGGLVVIATVGENPSFMAFEEKTIRGTLIGSTKDMEQVINICNENNIEVISQVFPLESANEVLKKLKDSEIEARAVLIP, encoded by the coding sequence ATGGAAAAAATGCGTGCCATGGTGCTATCTGAATGTGCCAAAATTGAAACTAATCCACTAAAATTAACTGAGATAGACAAGCATCAAATTCAAAGACCAAATGAGATTCTATTAAAAATTGAAGCATGTGGAGTTTGTCATTCTCAACTTCATGGGATCGAAGGAGATTGGAAAGATATCGGTATACCACCAAATCTTCCAACAGTTCCAGGTCATGAGCTAGTTGGCAAAGTAGTTCAAATCGGTGATTCAGTTTCTAAATTCAAAGTAGGAGACAGAGCAGGAATAACCCCACTTTTAGAGGCATGTAAAAAGTGTCAATATTGTAAAGAAGGTAAAGAGTATCTTTGCGAATCATCAGTAATCACTGGAGAATCATTCAAGGGAGGATATACAGAATTCATAACAGTTACAGAGGATTTTGCAACCAAAGTTCCAGAAAGTATGAAACCAGAATATGCTGCGCCATTGTTTTGTGCAGGTATTACAGCATACAAAGCAGTCAAAGCTGTTGAACCAAAATTGCACAAAAAAATTGGAATTTTTGGAATAGGAGGAGTGGGACATATGGCCATACAGTTTGCCAAAGTTGAAAATTGCGACGTTATTGCATTTTCTAGAACACAAAAACATTTGGATGTTGCAAAAAGATTGGGCGCAGTTGACGCAATGACATTTTCAGAAAATCAAGATGAATTTCTTGCCAAAATAAAAGAAAAACATGGGATGCTAGATGCTGCCATAGTTTTTGCGCCAGCAGACATAGTTACAGATACTGCAATAAAATCAGTAAAGAAAGGAGGACTAGTCGTAATTGCAACAGTTGGAGAAAATCCTTCCTTTATGGCATTTGAAGAAAAAACAATCAGAGGAACTTTGATTGGCTCTACAAAAGACATGGAGCAAGTCATCAATATATGCAATGAGAATAACATTGAGGTGATATCCCAGGTGTTCCCATTAGAAAGTGCAAACGAAGTCCTAAAAAAATTAAAAGATTCGGAAATTGAAGCACGAGCAGTCTTAATTCCTTAA
- a CDS encoding M3 family oligoendopeptidase — protein MTEYQLGKWDLSELAKDPKSPAFQKQIQELEKQSEKFEKIKSKLDPKMSSEKFMNILHQVEEISEKMSKIGGYASLSYSSDTQSDEATSLMTKMSKLGSEVSNKILFFDLWWKTQVDDKNAKRLMKNAGEVTEYLAHKRLFAKYALSEPEEKIINTLDVTGISALVKLYDKITNAYEYKMKIGNKTKKMTREELTNYVRSTNSKVRETAYKTILSKYSENKGVIGEIYQNIVLNWRDEGIEIRGYKSPISMRNIGNDVDDKTIESLLLVCRKNSSVFQKFFAQKAKMLKMKKLRRYDLYAPAAAKIKEKNYSYNDSVKLVFESLGKFSYTLEEFARKVFNENHIDSSVRQGKRDGAFCSTLTPKITPYVLVNFTGKSRDVFTLAHELGHAVHSQAAQDRSILVQDAPLPLAETASTFSELLLYDNISDKISDNEKKIMLSEKIDDLYATILRQSFFTIFEVDAHEQIGKGTTVDEISKTYLKNLREQFGNSVNLSEDFAIEWSCIPHFYHTPFYCYAYSFGNLLALSLFQRYKKEGKDFVPSYIEILAAGGSKKPEKLLLEHGFDIGSPKFWQEGFDYVSNQVKTLSSLN, from the coding sequence ATGACAGAATATCAGCTTGGAAAATGGGATCTGTCAGAATTAGCAAAAGATCCAAAAAGTCCAGCATTTCAAAAACAGATTCAGGAATTAGAAAAACAGTCTGAAAAATTTGAAAAAATTAAATCCAAACTAGATCCCAAAATGTCATCTGAAAAATTTATGAATATTTTACATCAGGTAGAAGAGATCTCAGAAAAAATGAGCAAGATTGGAGGATATGCATCTTTGTCATATTCTTCAGACACACAGTCTGATGAGGCAACATCACTAATGACCAAAATGTCAAAATTAGGTTCTGAGGTTTCAAACAAGATTCTATTTTTTGATTTATGGTGGAAAACTCAAGTCGATGATAAAAATGCAAAGAGACTAATGAAAAATGCAGGAGAAGTAACAGAGTACCTAGCCCATAAAAGATTATTTGCAAAATATGCACTTAGTGAACCTGAAGAGAAAATAATCAACACACTAGACGTTACTGGAATCTCTGCACTAGTAAAATTGTATGACAAAATAACAAATGCCTACGAGTACAAAATGAAGATAGGCAATAAAACAAAAAAGATGACAAGAGAGGAACTCACAAATTATGTTCGAAGTACTAATTCCAAAGTTCGTGAAACTGCTTACAAAACAATTCTTTCAAAATATTCCGAAAACAAGGGAGTAATTGGGGAAATATATCAAAACATTGTTCTTAATTGGAGAGATGAAGGAATTGAGATTAGAGGCTACAAATCCCCAATCTCAATGAGAAATATTGGAAATGATGTTGATGACAAAACTATAGAATCACTTCTTTTAGTATGTAGGAAAAATTCCTCAGTTTTTCAGAAATTCTTTGCTCAAAAAGCAAAGATGTTGAAAATGAAAAAATTGAGGAGGTATGATTTGTACGCACCAGCAGCAGCAAAAATCAAAGAAAAAAACTATTCATACAACGATTCAGTTAAACTAGTTTTTGAATCTCTAGGAAAATTCAGTTATACATTAGAAGAATTTGCAAGAAAGGTATTCAATGAAAATCATATTGATTCATCAGTAAGACAAGGAAAGAGAGACGGGGCATTTTGCAGCACATTAACTCCAAAAATTACACCCTATGTTCTAGTAAATTTTACAGGAAAATCAAGAGATGTGTTTACTTTAGCTCATGAATTAGGCCATGCTGTTCACAGTCAAGCTGCACAAGACAGATCAATTCTTGTTCAAGATGCACCATTGCCATTAGCAGAAACTGCATCAACATTTTCAGAATTGTTGCTGTATGATAATATATCCGATAAAATTTCAGACAACGAAAAAAAGATCATGTTATCTGAAAAAATAGATGATCTATATGCAACGATTCTTAGACAATCATTTTTTACGATTTTTGAAGTAGATGCCCACGAACAAATTGGGAAAGGAACTACAGTTGATGAAATTTCAAAGACATATCTTAAAAATCTCAGGGAGCAGTTTGGAAACTCAGTAAATCTTTCAGAAGACTTTGCAATAGAGTGGAGTTGCATTCCACATTTTTACCACACACCATTTTACTGCTATGCATATTCATTTGGAAATTTACTTGCATTATCACTATTTCAAAGATACAAGAAGGAAGGAAAAGACTTTGTCCCATCATATATCGAAATTCTTGCCGCAGGTGGCTCAAAGAAACCAGAAAAACTGCTATTAGAGCACGGATTCGACATAGGTTCTCCAAAGTTTTGGCAAGAGGGATTTGATTATGTCAGTAATCAAGTTAAAACATTATCATCATTGAATTAG
- a CDS encoding DEAD/DEAH box helicase: MTKFTELGLKDEILKGIADLHFEEAFPIQEAVIPVLLSGRDVVGQAHTGSGKTAAFALSMLQEIQPKNGIQGLIMAPTRELAMQISDEIKKFGKYTGIKVATVYGGQGMGIQLDTLHRGVEIVVATPGRLIDHLKRGSIELRDVTHIVLDEADTMLDMGFVDDISFILDLAPEDRVMSLFSATMPTEILRLSEEYLNNPKQFLLDADDLSGEGIDQSYLVIKDRDKFKYLIDFIKKTKGQSIVFCSTKYRTRDVAKFLHQEKYNAVAIEGDMSQHRREQSMGKFRSGKADILVATDVASRGIDVPRVELVVNYDVPNQEMAYFHRIGRTARAGALGKAITFVSYSSVGDWNLIKRQIKVPLRDLNEEMGIQISIPDPLKRQTPSRRYGGQSRSNYSRGGRSGGYGRSDRSRNPRDDRGKRKRYGDDNRNSYGGRSRW; encoded by the coding sequence ATGACAAAATTTACAGAATTAGGATTAAAAGATGAGATACTAAAGGGAATTGCTGATCTACATTTTGAAGAAGCATTTCCAATTCAAGAAGCTGTAATTCCCGTACTACTTTCAGGAAGAGATGTTGTTGGTCAGGCACATACAGGTTCTGGAAAAACTGCAGCATTTGCATTATCAATGCTACAAGAAATACAGCCAAAAAATGGCATTCAAGGGTTAATCATGGCACCTACAAGAGAACTTGCAATGCAGATTAGTGATGAAATTAAAAAATTTGGAAAATACACTGGAATCAAAGTAGCAACAGTATATGGAGGACAAGGTATGGGAATCCAATTAGATACTCTTCACAGAGGAGTAGAGATTGTTGTTGCAACTCCGGGCAGATTAATTGACCATCTTAAAAGAGGATCAATCGAACTCAGAGATGTTACCCATATTGTTCTTGATGAAGCTGATACAATGCTAGACATGGGATTTGTAGACGATATTTCATTTATTTTGGATTTAGCACCTGAGGATAGAGTTATGTCATTGTTTTCAGCAACAATGCCTACCGAAATTCTCAGATTATCTGAAGAATATCTTAACAATCCAAAACAATTCCTTTTAGATGCAGATGATCTCAGTGGAGAAGGAATTGATCAATCATATTTGGTAATTAAAGACAGAGACAAGTTCAAGTATCTAATTGATTTTATCAAAAAAACTAAAGGTCAATCAATTGTATTTTGCTCAACTAAATATAGAACTAGAGATGTTGCAAAATTCCTCCATCAAGAAAAATACAATGCAGTTGCAATTGAAGGAGATATGTCTCAGCATAGAAGAGAACAATCCATGGGTAAATTCAGAAGTGGAAAAGCAGATATTCTTGTTGCAACAGATGTGGCATCAAGAGGCATTGACGTTCCAAGAGTAGAACTAGTAGTAAATTATGATGTGCCAAATCAAGAAATGGCATATTTTCATAGAATTGGAAGAACTGCAAGAGCTGGAGCACTAGGTAAAGCAATCACATTTGTATCATATTCGTCAGTAGGAGATTGGAATCTCATTAAAAGACAAATCAAAGTTCCTCTCAGAGATCTGAATGAAGAAATGGGAATTCAAATATCTATTCCAGATCCTCTAAAAAGACAGACACCCTCAAGAAGGTATGGAGGCCAATCAAGATCTAATTATTCCAGAGGAGGTCGTTCCGGAGGTTATGGAAGGTCTGACAGGAGTAGAAACCCCAGAGATGACAGAGGCAAAAGAAAGAGGTACGGGGACGATAATAGAAATAGCTACGGCGGACGTAGTAGATGGTAA
- a CDS encoding FxLYD domain-containing protein: protein MKQIFIIIFLFVGVIPSVFGEAFIENDQQFVGDDKSLHIVGEITNNLKVPLSQINVIITLFDENKNQILVKEVNSLVNTIMPGMKGPFELVLPSNEAKDTESYSLNLDYELSHPKSQVIDITESELSTDNHNNLIITGVVKNNGHITANTVAIIATLYDIEGNVAGVSRIHPEPDYLGVNDNAFFLVTIPDKIQNEQIKEYTLIAESEEYAAVPEFPIGTLVLLAVTLSAYIGITRYSGKIITNLISAANLKL from the coding sequence ATGAAACAAATTTTCATCATCATATTTCTATTTGTAGGAGTCATTCCATCAGTATTTGGAGAAGCATTTATTGAAAATGATCAGCAGTTTGTTGGAGATGATAAATCCCTCCACATTGTTGGGGAAATTACAAATAATCTAAAGGTCCCTCTTAGCCAAATCAACGTGATAATTACATTATTTGATGAAAATAAAAATCAAATTCTAGTAAAAGAGGTGAATTCTTTAGTAAATACAATCATGCCAGGGATGAAAGGACCATTTGAACTGGTATTGCCCAGTAATGAAGCAAAAGATACTGAATCATATTCATTGAATTTAGATTATGAATTAAGTCATCCAAAAAGTCAAGTGATAGACATTACTGAATCAGAATTATCAACAGATAACCACAATAACCTAATCATCACAGGTGTTGTCAAGAATAATGGCCACATTACAGCAAATACTGTGGCAATAATTGCAACTCTTTATGATATAGAAGGGAATGTAGCAGGAGTCTCAAGAATTCATCCAGAACCAGATTATTTAGGAGTAAACGACAATGCTTTCTTTTTGGTTACAATCCCAGATAAAATTCAAAATGAACAGATAAAAGAATACACATTGATTGCAGAATCAGAAGAGTATGCTGCAGTTCCAGAATTTCCCATAGGTACACTTGTTTTGCTTGCAGTTACACTGTCAGCATATATTGGTATTACAAGGTATTCAGGCAAAATCATAACAAATCTGATTTCTGCAGCAAATCTAAAGTTGTAA
- a CDS encoding arginine decarboxylase, pyruvoyl-dependent: MLDLVAKKLFLTKGKGVHEDRLTSFEYALRDAGIAGTNLVLISSIFPPKAKLISRKEGLKQISPGQILFTIYSKNQTREPHRMCAASVGIAIPKDNSRYGYLSEYESFGQNETQAGDYAEDIAAQMLASSLGIPFDVDKNWDEKRQQWSISGKIYNTKNITQSTKGDKDGKWTTVFAAAVLLL, from the coding sequence ATGCTTGATTTAGTTGCTAAAAAATTATTTCTTACAAAAGGAAAAGGTGTACACGAAGATAGATTGACCAGCTTTGAATATGCGTTAAGGGATGCAGGAATTGCAGGAACTAATCTTGTATTGATATCAAGCATATTCCCACCTAAAGCAAAATTGATTTCAAGAAAAGAAGGACTCAAACAAATTAGCCCTGGACAAATACTATTTACAATTTATTCAAAAAATCAGACTAGAGAGCCCCATAGGATGTGTGCAGCTTCTGTAGGTATTGCAATCCCCAAGGACAATAGTAGATACGGTTACCTTTCAGAATACGAATCTTTTGGACAAAATGAGACTCAAGCTGGTGATTATGCTGAAGACATTGCAGCACAAATGCTAGCTTCTTCATTGGGAATTCCATTTGATGTTGATAAAAACTGGGATGAAAAAAGACAACAGTGGTCAATTTCAGGAAAAATATACAATACAAAAAACATCACTCAATCAACAAAAGGTGATAAAGATGGAAAATGGACAACTGTATTTGCTGCAGCAGTTCTTTTACTATGA